A stretch of Sphingomonas sp. JUb134 DNA encodes these proteins:
- a CDS encoding squalene/phytoene synthase family protein, which produces MTGNNPEHAVLLSYAPAKGRPALAAALALDAALAEVLRSTSEPVLGQIRLRWWDDALRALDDGPAPAVPVLTDLARAFAGTGVRPSMLSGMTDGWSMLLEEEAFDAETLDRQGRLRGGTLFEACGQMFGAQPDDPLIEAGIGWALADLARHVREPALATMAAARARVLLDQALGMRWSSAARSLGAAAHFARMDLDVPLDAPLPSGSPRRLSRVLWHRLTGR; this is translated from the coding sequence GTGACCGGCAACAATCCCGAACATGCTGTTCTTCTTTCCTACGCCCCGGCGAAGGGACGACCAGCGCTTGCGGCTGCTCTGGCCTTGGACGCAGCGCTTGCAGAGGTGCTGCGCTCTACGAGCGAGCCTGTGCTGGGTCAGATCCGCCTGCGCTGGTGGGATGATGCCTTGCGCGCGCTAGATGACGGTCCTGCGCCTGCCGTCCCCGTCCTGACGGACCTTGCCCGGGCGTTCGCCGGCACCGGGGTTCGCCCGTCGATGCTCAGTGGGATGACGGATGGGTGGAGCATGTTGCTGGAGGAGGAGGCGTTCGACGCGGAAACGCTGGATCGGCAGGGGCGGCTGCGCGGCGGAACCCTGTTCGAGGCGTGCGGGCAGATGTTCGGAGCGCAACCAGATGACCCGTTGATCGAAGCCGGTATTGGCTGGGCTCTCGCAGACCTGGCCAGACACGTCCGTGAGCCGGCGCTGGCAACCATGGCGGCGGCGCGTGCGCGGGTGCTGCTGGACCAGGCGCTGGGCATGCGATGGAGCAGCGCCGCCCGCAGTCTTGGGGCGGCAGCCCATTTCGCCCGAATGGACCTGGATGTGCCGCTCGATGCTCCATTGCCGTCCGGCTCGCCGCGCCGCCTCTCGCGGGTGCTGTGGCATCGGTTAACCGGACGTTAG